From Anomalospiza imberbis isolate Cuckoo-Finch-1a 21T00152 chromosome 14, ASM3175350v1, whole genome shotgun sequence, a single genomic window includes:
- the RBMX gene encoding RNA-binding motif protein, X chromosome isoform X2: protein MVEADRPGKLFIGGLNTETNEKALEAVFGKYGRIVEVLLMKDRETNKSRGFAFVTFESPADAKDAARDMNGKSLDGKAIKVEQATKPSFESGGRRGPPPPPRSRGPPRGLRGARGGSGARGPPSRGSHLGSSRGPLPMKRGPPPRSGGPPPKRSAPSGPVRSSSMGGRAPVSRGRDGYGGPPRREPMPSRRDVYMSPRDDGYSTKDGYSSRDYPSSRDTRDYAPPPRDYAYRDYGHSSSRDEYPSRGYSDRDGYGGGRDRDYSDHPSGGSYRDSYESYGNSRSAPPARGPPPSYGGSSRYDDYGSTRDGYGSRESYSSSRSDVYSSGRDRVGRQDRGLPPSMERGYPPPRDSYSSSSRGAPRGGGRGGSRSDRGGGRSRY from the exons ATGGTTGAAGCAGATCGTCCTGGGAAGCTGTTCATTGGGGGCCTGAACACAGAGACTAATGAGAAAGCCCTTGAGGCTGTATTCGGCAAATATGGACGCATTGTGGAAG TCCTTTTAATGAAAGATCGGGAAACAAACAAGTCCAGAGGATTTGCGTTCGTCACGTTTGAGAGTCCAGCAGATGCAAAAGATGCTGCCAGAGATATGAATGGAAAG TCATTAGATGGGAAGGCAATTAAAGTGGAACAAGCAACCAAGCCATCCTTTGAAAGTGGTGGTAGGCGTGGGCCGCCACCCCCTCCCCGAAGCAGAGGTCCTCCCAGGGGCCTTAGAGGTGCAAGAGGCGGAAGTGGCGCGAGAGGACCACCTTCAAGAGGGAGTCACTTGG GATCTTCTCGGGGGCCACTTCCCATGAAGAGGGGTCCACCTCCACGAAGTGGAGGCCCTCCACCTAAAAGATCTGCACCTTCAGGACCAGTGCGTAGCAGTAGCATGGGAGGAAGAG CTCCTGTGTCACGTGGAAGAGATGGTTACGGTGGTCCTCCGCGCAGAGAGCCAATGCCGTCACGGAGAGATGTCTACATGTCTCCAAGAGATGATGGCTATAGCACTAAAGACGG TTACTCAAGCAGAGATTATCCCAGTTCCAGGGATACCCGGGACTACGCACCACCTCCCCGAGACTACGCATATCGTGATTACGGTCATTCCAGTTCACGTGATGAATACCCCTCCAGGGGATATAG TGATCGTGATGGATACGGTGGTGGACGTGACAGAGACTACTCGGATCATCCAAGTGGAGGCTCCTACAGAGATTCATATGAGAGTTACG GTAACTCACGTAGTGCTCCACCTGCTCGAGGGCCCCCGCCATCATATGGTGGAAGCAGTCGCTATGATGATTACGGCAGCACACGAGATGGATATGGAAGCCGAGAAAGTTACTCAAGCAGCAGAAGTGATGTCTACTCAAGTGGCCGTGATCGTGTTGGAAGACAAGACAGGGGTCTTCCCCCATCCATGGAAAGGGGCTATCCACCTCCTCGGGATTCTTACAGTAGTTCAAGCCGCGGGGCACCCAGAGGTGGTGGCCGTGGTGGAAGCAGATCCGATAGAGGTGGAGGCAGAAGCAGATACtaa
- the RBMX gene encoding RNA-binding motif protein, X chromosome isoform X1: protein MVEADRPGKLFIGGLNTETNEKALEAVFGKYGRIVEVLLMKDRETNKSRGFAFVTFESPADAKDAARDMNGKSLDGKAIKVEQATKPSFESGGRRGPPPPPRSRGPPRGLRGARGGSGARGPPSRGSHLGSSRGPLPMKRGPPPRSGGPPPKRSAPSGPVRSSSMGGRAPVSRGRDGYGGPPRREPMPSRRDVYMSPRDDGYSTKDGYSSRDYPSSRDTRDYAPPPRDYAYRDYGHSSSRDEYPSRGYSLSSYSDRDGYGGGRDRDYSDHPSGGSYRDSYESYGNSRSAPPARGPPPSYGGSSRYDDYGSTRDGYGSRESYSSSRSDVYSSGRDRVGRQDRGLPPSMERGYPPPRDSYSSSSRGAPRGGGRGGSRSDRGGGRSRY from the exons ATGGTTGAAGCAGATCGTCCTGGGAAGCTGTTCATTGGGGGCCTGAACACAGAGACTAATGAGAAAGCCCTTGAGGCTGTATTCGGCAAATATGGACGCATTGTGGAAG TCCTTTTAATGAAAGATCGGGAAACAAACAAGTCCAGAGGATTTGCGTTCGTCACGTTTGAGAGTCCAGCAGATGCAAAAGATGCTGCCAGAGATATGAATGGAAAG TCATTAGATGGGAAGGCAATTAAAGTGGAACAAGCAACCAAGCCATCCTTTGAAAGTGGTGGTAGGCGTGGGCCGCCACCCCCTCCCCGAAGCAGAGGTCCTCCCAGGGGCCTTAGAGGTGCAAGAGGCGGAAGTGGCGCGAGAGGACCACCTTCAAGAGGGAGTCACTTGG GATCTTCTCGGGGGCCACTTCCCATGAAGAGGGGTCCACCTCCACGAAGTGGAGGCCCTCCACCTAAAAGATCTGCACCTTCAGGACCAGTGCGTAGCAGTAGCATGGGAGGAAGAG CTCCTGTGTCACGTGGAAGAGATGGTTACGGTGGTCCTCCGCGCAGAGAGCCAATGCCGTCACGGAGAGATGTCTACATGTCTCCAAGAGATGATGGCTATAGCACTAAAGACGG TTACTCAAGCAGAGATTATCCCAGTTCCAGGGATACCCGGGACTACGCACCACCTCCCCGAGACTACGCATATCGTGATTACGGTCATTCCAGTTCACGTGATGAATACCCCTCCAGGGGATATAG TCTTTCCTCCTATAGTGATCGTGATGGATACGGTGGTGGACGTGACAGAGACTACTCGGATCATCCAAGTGGAGGCTCCTACAGAGATTCATATGAGAGTTACG GTAACTCACGTAGTGCTCCACCTGCTCGAGGGCCCCCGCCATCATATGGTGGAAGCAGTCGCTATGATGATTACGGCAGCACACGAGATGGATATGGAAGCCGAGAAAGTTACTCAAGCAGCAGAAGTGATGTCTACTCAAGTGGCCGTGATCGTGTTGGAAGACAAGACAGGGGTCTTCCCCCATCCATGGAAAGGGGCTATCCACCTCCTCGGGATTCTTACAGTAGTTCAAGCCGCGGGGCACCCAGAGGTGGTGGCCGTGGTGGAAGCAGATCCGATAGAGGTGGAGGCAGAAGCAGATACtaa